Genomic DNA from Setaria italica strain Yugu1 chromosome V, Setaria_italica_v2.0, whole genome shotgun sequence:
ACAACATCACTGACTTTTGACTGTACATCCTAAAAGAAGACGGTAACACGATTGTTAACCAGCAAATGCCATGTCGATATTGAGAGGGATGGAAGGAAGTCAGAATAATGCTATGTATAAATAAGACTACCTTAAACATCTGTAAGAAATCTGATGGCTTCTTAAAAATACCAGTCTCATAAGACCTTGCCCTATCCATTTTCTGCTTCACGCACAGGAAAAAGAAACATGAGCAGAAGACCAAAACCAACAATAAATTATTTAGTCTTCAGAATGAGATATATGTAAGCATGGACTCATGGATACAGAAAAACATAAGACAACCATCAAGAGAGTATGAACCCTGTAAGGTACAAGGTTGCAAAAAGACTATTGTAAAGTATGAAGTTGAGTTTATATAACACACTTAAATGATAAGACCTTCACAGCTTAGGTAACTGACTGATATTATTTATACTCTGAAGGAAATTTCAACATGAATTCAAGCAAAATGATCAGTAGTCATAGGAGTTGCATGGCTACTGGCAGCTATGCTTAGGACATGTGTTTTATTCCAAAGACTGATTGTACACATTTCTCTGCAACAATACAATACTCTGATTTCAAGAACCATGGGTTTACAAAAAGAAGCTCAACTAAAACACAATCTAACTATAACAGCAACAAGAAACAATGTAGCATTCTACTGCTGCACGTTGAAATATGTACCTCTTCATCTGCCTGCAAAAATACCCTCAAGACTTCACTTTGCTTGAGCTCAGGGTGTGAAGCTATCCTGTTAATGAATAAGTCCAGAGCTTGACGCCGCAATTCAATGAACTCCTTGCTAAAACGGAATTTCTCTGATGGTAAAGAATAAAAATAGTACAGTAAGCAACACACAAGTAGTTAGCACAATTGTTTAGCAATCAGAGATTTCCTGTCCAAAGAGATTAATGAAAAACATTGTTACGAAAATCATAATTTGGGACCTTACCAACAGCATTCTTCTCTGGAAGGGGAGGTATAAAAATGCCTTTGTACCTCTCAGCAAGCCTATCATGCAACCATTCAAAATCACTATAGCGTCGAATAACAATTTTCTCTGGTCCCTCAAATTCAGGCAAGTTGGTCTACAGAAACAAATGGGTGGCAAATTAACAAGTGTTGGAGGTGAAAACAAATGCCGCATGTCTGTACAGGAAATATGCATAGTTATTGGCAGTTAGTCATAAGATTGCCATGCAATTCGCACAATACGTTGTTAAGCTGCTCAGATGGAAGATTGCATCTAATTACTGTTTTCATTTCTTACTGAAACTCAAAtatacatttttcacaaactctaACTTACAACCACCTTAAAAATCATAACACTACTTCTTTCAATTGTCCACTTCTTTCATAAACACGATTCAACTCCACTGAATACTTTGCTGATAGCTCAACTGGTTACATAATATCTATCGAACGCTCTACTAAAATCTAGAAGGACACATGATTTCTGCTAAACAATGAGCTCCAATTAATACTGGATGGCAACAGATATTTGCTCCAGATCTATATTAGGAAGTCGTAACCCAAATTTAGAGTTCCACTGATCCAGCTCTTATACCACGAGACAAACTGTGCAAAAAATAGCTCTAAACTTAGGCAACCCGCACGAGtgtaagcaaagcatctactcgaagagcaccatgTTGCAAAATCAATCACTAAACCAGGAGTAACTGACGACTTAGCGGTTTGGTAGCCGGGACCACACCAGATTACCTTGGTGAAGACGCGGTAGGAGATGTATGCCTGCACGCCGGTGCCCATCTTGACGGGATCCGTGACGGAGATCGACAGGaacggcgcccccgccgccgccgccggcgaccgcggACTCTGCGACGGGCTCCTCTCCTGCGCGAGTCCCCATAGACAGATTCAGCGCCAATTACCAGCCGAGTGCACCAATGGTCAGCAGCCGCGGCGGAAGAGaagcggcggaggggcgggtCTAGTGGTTACCGGCGAGATCATGGCGAGCTCCGCGGTGaagcctcctcccttccctgGTGCGGCACGGCGAAGCGAcgggaggaagaggacgacTTGGGAAGAAAGGGAAAtcgattgattttttttttcgattGGATTTTCCGTGGGTACTTTTTGTTCAGATGGCTGTTAGTTACGGGATTACGGGCTTTGGATGGGTTGGATCGGGAGTCCCGGATCGGCCCGAGCCCACGTTCAGGACTGGGCTCAAGTGTGGCTGGTCCAAGATCGGAGCCGTCTACACGGCGCACGAATCTCAGAACACCGGCAAGATTCTCTTCTTCCCCAGAGCGCTAGCTCCGCAACAGACTCGTGGACCCCAAGTCTGCATCGgcacgcctcccacgccgccgTCTCGCCACCTCCCACCAGTGACGTGACGTCTCGTCCACCCTCACAGGCTCACACCGGCACACGCGACAGCACACGCTCAGCTCAGCCATGGAGCGCGCGCGGCACAGGAGCTCTCCCAGCTCCGAGCGCTTCCTCGGCTCCTTCCTCGCCCCCGCAGCCGCCGGCGAACAGTCCGCCTCCACTGCCTTCGAGCTCGACGAGGACGACCTCTTCTCCACAggatccgcctcgcccgagccgCCGAAGCTGGTGCGGCGCCCACTCATCCTGTCCTCCGTGCGCCCCGCAAACCCTAGCCCCATTCCccgtctccgccgcccgccggagggCATCCTGGACGCCCtacccgagcgccgccgctcgccgcctcaACCTTCTTCATcgacgtcgtcgtcccccggttCCCCTGCCGCTGCCCCTCCCCGCATGATCCCCGCCGTCCCCCGTCCGGCGCCGGTCCCGTCGCCGCAAATGGCGCGGTCTCTGCCGGTCAATGTCCCCGCGGCGCGGCTGCGGAAGCCGCCGAAGGTGATGGGTGAAAAGACTTTGCTTTTCCCCCTTTCCCCCATggatgaggacgacgaggagatgCTGCCGCCGCATGAGATggtggcgcgcgcgcgggctcGGGAGTCGCCGATGACGACGTTCTCAGTGCTGGAAGGAGCCGGGCGCACGCTCAAGGGGCGGGACCTCCGCCAGGTACGCAATGCAGTCTGGCGCAAGACCGGATTCCTCGACTGATCCGTGCCATTTGCACTGACCAGTAGCCTTCAGATAGATTCAAGTGATTGATTTTATATAATTATATGTCTGGACATCTGATTGTGTACATTATTGATCATTGGGTGTTAATTTTAGTCGCACCTGTAAAGCATATCTGCTCTATTAGTACTTGTAAACTTTTGAGTCGGGCAGTTAAGTTGCTGATATTGGGATATTTGGTTTGGCTTAAGATTTGATGTATCATGCATGCTTCTGTGTGTTAATTTGTTGCAATAAATAAGGTGTTAATTTTTAGCTCAGTTTAACATTTATTTACTAGAGGGGTCAATTTGTGTAGATTGGTGTTGGTGTGGTAGTGGAGTGAAGGGCATTGGTTCGATTTTACAGATTCCTTTCTCATACTGGTCATTAGTTTTTAACTTACTTTGACCCCTCTACATCCTGATTCTTCTGTGAATTCTAGGCTTTTTGATGAAGCTGCAACCTTAGGGTGTGGATATCAATTCGTAGATGAATAGACTGTTCATGTGTGTTATAGCGGTGGTGGTTAATCTAGATAGTATCTTTGTTTTGCATTTTTGCTTAGTCAGATGGGGTTCTCAGGCTACAATCTTACTACTTTGTACACATATTGACATATATGAAAATTATGTTTGGAAATATGAATCCAGTGAACACCGAAGGAACCATAAGGAAGACATTATCAGTTCTTACAATTTAGGGCTTTCTGCATACTCTGTGTATTTCTATTGAACAACAGATTCAAATGTCAAAATGTTTGTTCTCTGTTGGTGTATGTTTTGCCTTAAAACTTCTTCAGTCACTGATAAGTCAATAACACAAGTTTTCCCTCTAAATTGTGAGGAAAAAAGA
This window encodes:
- the LOC101779501 gene encoding proline-rich receptor-like protein kinase PERK9 isoform X1 yields the protein MERARHRSSPSSERFLGSFLAPAAAGEQSASTAFELDEDDLFSTGSASPEPPKLVRRPLILSSVRPANPSPIPRLRRPPEGILDALPERRRSPPQPSSSTSSSPGSPAAAPPRMIPAVPRPAPVPSPQMARSLPVNVPAARLRKPPKVMGEKTLLFPLSPMDEDDEEMLPPHEMVARARARESPMTTFSVLEGAGRTLKGRDLRQVRNAVWRKTGFLD
- the LOC101779501 gene encoding proline-rich receptor-like protein kinase PERK9 isoform X2, which gives rise to MERARHRSSPSSERFLGSFLAPAAAGEQSASTAFELDEDDLFSTGSASPEPPKLVRRPLILSSVRPANPSPIPRLRRPPEGILDALPERRRSPPQPSSSTSSSPGSPAAAPPRMIPAVPRPAPVPSPQMARSLPVNVPAARLRKPPKVMGEKTLLFPLSPMDEDDEEMLPPHEMVARARARESPMTTFSVLEGAGRTLKGRDLRQRETYTY